The following are encoded together in the Vigna angularis cultivar LongXiaoDou No.4 chromosome 9, ASM1680809v1, whole genome shotgun sequence genome:
- the LOC108347667 gene encoding ATP synthase subunit delta', mitochondrial, producing the protein MLRRATSALLSGASRRRLSTDVPATPSAESSFVEAWKKVSPNLDPPKTPLSFLKERPPIPSTLPSKLTVNFVLPYASQLSAKEVDMVIVPATTGQMGVLPGHVATIAELKPGVLSVHEGNDVTKYFVSSGFAFVHANSVADIVAVEAVPIDRIDANLVQKGLQDFTQKLNSASTDLEKAEAQIGVDVHSALNSALTG; encoded by the exons ATGCTCCGCCGCGCAACCTCCGCCCTCCTCTCCGGAGCCTCCCGCCGGCGCTTGTCCACCGACGTACCGGCAACGCCCTCGGCGGAATCGAGCTTCGTGGAGGCGTGGAAGAAAGTGAGCCCGAATCTGGATCCTCCGAAGACGCCGCTCTCGTTCTTGAAGGAGCGGCCGCCGATTCCCTCGACCCTCCCTTCCAAACTCACAGTCAACTTCGTCCTCCCCTACGCTTCCCAATTGTCCGCAAAAGAG GTTGACATGGTGATTGTACCAGCAACAACTGGGCAGATGGGTGTTCTGCCAGGACATGTAGCAACAATTGCTGAGTTGAAACCTGGTGTCCTCTCTGTTCATGAAGGGAACGATGTGACAAAGTATTTTGTCAGCAGTGGCTTTGCATTCGTCCACGCGAACTCTGTTGCTGACATAGTAGCTGTTGAGGCCGTGCCGATAGATCGGATTGATGCAAATCTTGTTCAGAAGGGCCTTCAAGATTTCACCCAGAAGCTCAACTCAGCCTCAACTGACTTGGAGAAAGCTGAGGCTCAGATTGGGGTGGACGTCCACAGCGCTCTCAACTCTGCTCTTACAGGCTGA